A single genomic interval of Pseudomonas sp. FeN3W harbors:
- the istA gene encoding IS21 family transposase: protein MRKIREVLRLKFEVGLSARQIAVSVQIGRVTVGDYLNRFAASGLSWPCSLSDSELEQQLFPPAPAVPSEQRPLPDWSWVHAELRRPGVTLALLWQEYRLSQPKGFQYSWFCEHYRAWQGKLDVVMRQEHRVGEKLFVDYAGQTVPVIDRHSGEIRQAQVFVAVLGASSYTFAEATWSQQLPDWLGSHTRCFAFLGGVPEIVVPDNLRSAVSKSHRYEPDINPSYRDLAEHYGVAVVPARARKPRDKAKAEVGVQVVERWILAALRNRQFFSLDELNSAIALLLERLNRRPFRKLPGSRQSAFEALDRPALRPLPEQPYVYAEWKKARVHIDYHVEVDGHYYSVPYQLVKKQLEVRLTARTVECFHANQRVASHLRSMHKGRHSTQAEHMPKSHREHAEWTPQRLIRWAEQTGPNTAGVIRHILERRIHPQQGYRACLGILRLGKTHGEVRLELACRRALSLGACSYKSLESILRQGLENLPLAQANLPLLPDDHANLRGPAYYH from the coding sequence ATGCGTAAGATTCGCGAAGTACTTCGTCTCAAGTTCGAGGTCGGGCTATCGGCTCGCCAGATTGCGGTCAGCGTGCAGATCGGTCGTGTCACCGTCGGCGATTACCTCAACCGCTTTGCCGCCAGCGGCCTCAGTTGGCCCTGTTCGTTGTCCGATTCCGAGCTGGAACAGCAGCTGTTCCCACCGGCGCCGGCAGTGCCCAGCGAGCAGCGGCCACTGCCTGATTGGTCTTGGGTGCATGCCGAGCTACGCCGGCCGGGCGTGACCTTGGCGCTGCTCTGGCAGGAGTATCGCCTGAGCCAGCCGAAAGGCTTTCAGTACAGCTGGTTCTGCGAGCACTACCGGGCCTGGCAGGGCAAGCTGGACGTGGTGATGCGCCAGGAGCACCGCGTCGGCGAGAAGTTGTTCGTCGACTACGCCGGGCAGACGGTGCCGGTGATCGACCGCCACAGCGGCGAGATCCGCCAGGCGCAGGTGTTCGTCGCGGTGCTCGGTGCGTCCAGCTACACCTTCGCCGAAGCCACCTGGTCGCAGCAGCTGCCGGACTGGCTGGGCTCGCATACCCGCTGCTTTGCCTTCCTCGGCGGCGTGCCGGAGATCGTGGTGCCGGACAACCTGCGCAGCGCGGTGAGTAAGAGCCATCGCTACGAGCCGGACATCAACCCGAGCTACCGCGATCTGGCCGAGCACTATGGCGTGGCGGTGGTGCCGGCGCGGGCGCGTAAACCGCGCGACAAGGCCAAGGCCGAGGTCGGCGTGCAGGTGGTCGAGCGCTGGATCCTCGCCGCGCTGAGGAATCGGCAGTTCTTCTCCCTGGATGAACTCAACAGCGCCATCGCCTTATTGCTGGAGCGGCTCAACCGACGACCGTTTCGCAAGCTGCCGGGCTCCCGGCAGTCGGCCTTCGAAGCTCTGGATCGTCCGGCGCTGCGCCCCCTGCCGGAGCAACCCTACGTCTACGCCGAGTGGAAGAAGGCGCGGGTGCACATCGACTACCACGTCGAGGTCGATGGGCACTACTACTCGGTGCCGTACCAACTGGTGAAGAAACAACTGGAAGTACGCCTGACAGCGCGCACGGTGGAGTGCTTCCACGCCAATCAGCGGGTGGCCAGTCACCTTCGCTCAATGCACAAGGGCAGGCACAGCACGCAGGCCGAGCACATGCCCAAGAGCCATCGCGAGCATGCCGAGTGGACGCCGCAGCGGCTGATCCGCTGGGCCGAGCAGACCGGGCCGAACACGGCCGGCGTGATCCGGCACATCCTCGAACGGCGCATCCATCCGCAGCAGGGCTACCGGGCCTGCCTGGGCATCCTGCGCCTGGGCAAGACCCATGGCGAAGTGCGCTTGGAGTTGGCCTGCCGTCGCGCCCTCAGCCTCGGCGCGTGCAGCTACAAGAGCCTCGAATCGATCCTGCGCCAGGGGCTGGAAAACCTGCCGTTGGCTCAAGCCAACCTGCCCCTGCTGCCGGACGACCACGCCAACCTGCGCGGCCCCGCCTACTACCACTGA
- a CDS encoding DNA cytosine methyltransferase — protein sequence MSRTPPIQVVDLFAGPGGLGEGFSSHGSGETFEIRVSAEMEASARSTLRLRAFYRLLRRDKPEALDDYYDFCETANASQPHTARSRDAWMQADHEAQQLELGTEEGNARLDRMLESRLDETKPWVLIGGPPCQAYSIVGRARNRGKRDYRAEDDRRHFLYREYLRIIQRKRPAVFVMENVKGILSSRVAGEQIFPKILKDLSDPEAALGLSTSGPKYRICSLVADYVYENGADADSIAPENFIIRAEDYGVPQARHRVILLGVSEEYVGALGDHQLEPSAGPSIEQVIGRLPPLRSTLTRLKDSPDAWAAVIRDHLRELHLECKLRVSETPERIGLASLLGILADTYSSNSLSSGALRVLKRGDCDGITGTRLDGWLGDERLRYWLNHEARGHMSSDLRRYVYAAAFAETYRYSPKGHRDFDLPGLEPDHKNWKSGKFSDRFRVQRKGHPSTTITSHIAKDGHYFIHYDPRQCRSLTVREAARLQTFPDNYFFLGNRTQQFHQVGNAVPPLLAHQIADVVARIIGAGKARAIGAESHADRESSLAFHLQEPKCAAQG from the coding sequence ATGAGCCGTACTCCACCCATTCAGGTTGTAGATCTCTTTGCCGGCCCCGGGGGTCTCGGGGAGGGCTTTTCTTCGCATGGCAGCGGTGAAACCTTCGAGATCAGGGTTTCCGCCGAGATGGAGGCCTCCGCCCGGTCCACGCTGCGTCTGCGGGCATTCTACCGTCTGCTCAGGCGCGACAAGCCCGAGGCTCTGGACGACTACTACGACTTCTGCGAAACCGCGAACGCAAGTCAGCCCCATACGGCGAGGTCGCGCGATGCCTGGATGCAGGCGGATCATGAGGCCCAGCAGCTCGAGCTCGGCACGGAGGAGGGCAATGCCAGGCTCGACAGGATGCTGGAGTCGAGACTGGATGAAACCAAGCCCTGGGTTCTGATCGGGGGCCCGCCGTGTCAGGCCTATTCGATTGTTGGTCGCGCGAGAAATCGCGGCAAGCGCGACTACAGGGCGGAGGACGACCGGCGCCATTTCCTCTACCGGGAGTATCTCCGGATCATTCAGCGCAAGCGACCGGCGGTCTTCGTGATGGAGAACGTGAAGGGCATTCTTTCGTCTCGCGTGGCAGGTGAGCAGATCTTCCCCAAGATCCTAAAGGACCTGTCGGATCCGGAAGCTGCGCTGGGACTGAGCACCAGCGGGCCCAAGTATCGGATTTGTTCGCTGGTGGCGGACTACGTGTACGAGAATGGCGCCGATGCGGACAGCATCGCGCCCGAGAACTTTATCATTCGCGCTGAGGACTACGGCGTTCCGCAGGCGCGACATCGAGTGATCCTGCTTGGGGTTTCCGAAGAGTACGTCGGCGCGCTCGGCGACCATCAGCTCGAGCCGTCGGCCGGTCCATCAATCGAACAGGTAATCGGACGGCTCCCGCCGCTCAGAAGTACGCTGACGCGTCTCAAGGACTCGCCGGACGCCTGGGCTGCAGTGATCCGTGACCATCTCCGAGAGTTGCATCTCGAATGTAAATTGCGGGTATCCGAGACGCCAGAGCGGATTGGGCTCGCATCGCTGCTCGGCATACTTGCCGACACCTACTCCTCGAATTCGTTGTCCAGCGGTGCGCTTCGCGTTCTCAAGCGGGGGGATTGTGACGGCATTACCGGAACCCGTCTGGACGGCTGGCTGGGAGACGAGCGGCTGCGCTACTGGCTGAATCACGAGGCCCGTGGCCATATGAGTTCGGACTTGCGTCGCTACGTCTACGCGGCGGCGTTTGCCGAGACCTACCGGTATTCGCCGAAGGGCCATCGCGACTTCGACCTTCCCGGTCTCGAGCCTGATCACAAGAATTGGAAAAGTGGAAAGTTCAGCGACCGTTTCCGTGTCCAGCGAAAGGGTCATCCCTCGACCACGATTACGAGCCACATCGCCAAGGATGGCCACTACTTCATCCATTACGATCCCAGGCAGTGCAGAAGCCTAACGGTTCGCGAAGCCGCCAGGCTTCAGACGTTTCCGGACAACTACTTCTTCCTCGGGAACCGCACGCAGCAGTTTCATCAGGTAGGCAATGCGGTGCCGCCGCTTCTGGCGCACCAGATAGCCGACGTGGTCGCTCGCATCATCGGTGCCGGGAAGGCGCGCGCGATCGGCGCAGAATCACATGCAGACAGGGAGTCCAGCCTTGCATTCCACCTACAAGAGCCGAAGTGCGCCGCCCAGGGCTAG
- the istB gene encoding IS21-like element helper ATPase IstB: MLPHPTLDKLQTLRLTGMLKALAEQLKTPDINSLSFEERLGLLVDRELTERDDKRLSSRLRQARLKHNACLEDIDYRSPRGLDKALILQLSGGQWLRDGLNLIIGGPTGVGKTWLACALAHQACREGYSVRYLRLPRLLEELGLAHGDGRFAKLMSGYAKTDLLILDDWGLAPFTVEQRRDMLELLDDRYGQRSTLVTSQMPVDNWHELIGDPTLADAILDRLVHNAYRINLKGESMRKQTKKLTTPGTSD, from the coding sequence ATGCTGCCCCATCCGACCCTGGACAAGCTCCAGACCCTGCGCCTGACCGGCATGCTCAAGGCACTCGCCGAGCAACTGAAAACCCCCGACATCAACAGCCTGAGCTTCGAGGAACGCCTCGGCCTGTTGGTCGACCGCGAACTGACCGAACGCGACGACAAGCGCCTCAGCAGCCGCCTGCGCCAGGCCCGGCTCAAGCACAACGCCTGCCTCGAAGACATCGACTACCGCAGCCCGCGCGGGCTGGATAAGGCGCTGATCCTGCAACTGAGCGGCGGCCAGTGGCTACGCGACGGCCTCAACCTGATCATCGGCGGCCCCACCGGCGTGGGTAAAACCTGGCTGGCCTGCGCCCTGGCCCACCAGGCCTGCCGAGAGGGTTACAGCGTGCGTTACCTGCGCTTGCCACGCCTGCTGGAAGAGTTGGGCCTAGCCCACGGCGACGGGCGCTTCGCCAAGCTGATGAGCGGCTATGCCAAGACCGACCTGCTGATCCTTGATGACTGGGGTCTGGCCCCGTTCACCGTTGAACAGCGCCGTGACATGCTGGAGCTACTGGACGACCGCTACGGCCAGCGCTCGACCCTCGTGACCAGCCAAATGCCCGTGGACAACTGGCACGAACTGATCGGCGATCCGACCCTGGCCGATGCCATCCTCGACCGCCTGGTGCACAACGCTTATCGGATCAACCTCAAGGGCGAATCGATGCGCAAACAGACGAAGAAATTGACGACACCGGGCACCTCAGACTAA
- a CDS encoding very short patch repair endonuclease yields the protein MDIVDPARRSRMMATIRGKDTKPEMLVRRFLHAQGFRFRLHRTDLPGKPDIVLPRLRTCIFVHGCFWHRHAGCRYAVLPKTRPEFWAAKLEGNAARDRHAVAALRGAGWRVIVVWECELRKPETALPELLQALTAASPNE from the coding sequence ATGGACATAGTTGATCCCGCCCGCAGGTCGCGCATGATGGCGACCATACGGGGGAAGGACACGAAGCCCGAAATGCTGGTGCGCAGGTTTCTGCATGCCCAGGGATTCCGCTTCCGGCTTCATCGCACGGACCTTCCCGGAAAGCCGGACATTGTACTGCCTCGGCTGAGGACCTGTATATTTGTACACGGCTGCTTCTGGCATAGGCATGCAGGGTGTAGATACGCGGTCCTTCCGAAGACCCGCCCCGAGTTCTGGGCGGCCAAGCTCGAAGGCAACGCGGCGAGGGACCGACACGCCGTTGCGGCGCTGCGCGGGGCCGGCTGGAGGGTAATCGTCGTTTGGGAGTGCGAGCTGCGCAAACCCGAGACCGCGCTGCCCGAACTGCTGCAGGCGCTGACGGCCGCATCCCCGAATGAATGA
- a CDS encoding AAA family ATPase, with product MFKLMIDCGGHRDFINHGCFSDDDVARELGIYWLVDAAESGEEDEDDSPFPGILPGRARHSNLARKSSFQERSLAELRKERKLFDKAFPSPELPDNLQANLTKLAQLIGLDEIEQKLISFCSVMNTDTLLDDCCNELGHIGFNRLIRVLSTLLDIPQNELRLRLSAEGRLVQSGLLEANLRSGVRNHMSDLLDFNNKDLLFSVRHHQGSAIGLFQSAFRPAPESELEAKDFIHLDTPLNITRPYLQHAFDAKKVGANILIYGPPGTGKSQLTRLLASELQAELFEIACTDNSGDPIDRRGRLCALRSAMCVLSQQKTLLVLDEIEDLFSGSNELEMFMGGQERQKGWINRMLEENPIPCFWLTNNIRALDNAYIRRFDLVLKLENPPRLQREGIIRSASDNRLTQSLVEKLADHEQLMPAIITRAMDVANGQGQDASATLDTTVEFLVNATLQAQGFARLGQNRMQALPEFYSPNLANTNMPLDQLLTGLRNHGEARLCFYGPPGTGKTAFVHWLAIQLGKPLLTRRASDLISPYVGMTEQNFARAFEQANDDGAVLLLDEVDSFLQDRRKARYSADSTVIWPPIP from the coding sequence ATGTTTAAGCTGATGATTGATTGCGGCGGCCATCGGGATTTCATCAATCACGGTTGCTTCAGTGATGACGATGTCGCTCGCGAGCTTGGGATCTACTGGCTGGTAGACGCTGCTGAGAGTGGTGAAGAAGATGAGGACGACTCCCCTTTCCCCGGGATTCTACCTGGTAGAGCTAGACACTCGAACCTCGCCAGAAAATCCAGCTTTCAGGAGCGATCACTGGCTGAGCTGCGCAAAGAGCGCAAGCTCTTCGACAAAGCGTTTCCTTCCCCTGAACTACCAGACAACCTTCAGGCGAATCTGACAAAACTTGCACAGCTGATTGGCCTGGATGAAATCGAGCAAAAGCTGATCAGTTTCTGCTCGGTGATGAATACAGACACCCTGCTGGATGACTGTTGCAATGAACTCGGTCACATCGGCTTTAACCGCCTTATCCGAGTGCTGAGCACATTGTTGGACATCCCGCAGAATGAGCTGCGCTTACGTCTTTCAGCAGAAGGCCGCCTGGTGCAGTCAGGGTTGCTTGAGGCGAACCTGCGCAGCGGCGTGCGCAATCACATGTCGGACCTGTTGGACTTTAACAACAAGGATCTACTGTTCTCCGTTCGTCATCACCAAGGTAGCGCTATTGGGCTGTTCCAAAGTGCATTTCGCCCTGCCCCCGAAAGCGAGCTGGAAGCCAAAGATTTTATTCACCTTGACACCCCACTCAACATTACCCGTCCCTATCTGCAGCACGCATTCGACGCGAAAAAAGTCGGGGCTAACATCCTTATCTACGGCCCGCCCGGTACCGGCAAGAGCCAGCTCACACGCCTGCTTGCGAGCGAGCTACAAGCTGAACTATTTGAAATTGCCTGCACCGATAACAGTGGTGATCCGATTGATCGGCGCGGACGCCTATGCGCCTTAAGGTCGGCCATGTGCGTACTCAGCCAGCAGAAAACGTTGCTGGTACTTGATGAGATCGAGGACCTATTCAGTGGCAGCAATGAGTTGGAAATGTTTATGGGAGGCCAAGAACGGCAAAAAGGCTGGATTAACCGAATGCTTGAGGAGAATCCAATCCCCTGCTTCTGGCTGACCAACAACATCAGGGCCTTGGATAATGCCTACATCCGGCGTTTCGACCTTGTGCTCAAGTTGGAAAATCCACCTCGGCTTCAGCGTGAAGGCATTATCCGCAGCGCCAGTGACAACCGCCTGACTCAGTCGCTAGTCGAAAAGCTCGCTGATCACGAACAGCTGATGCCCGCCATCATCACGCGGGCCATGGACGTTGCAAACGGCCAAGGTCAAGACGCATCTGCGACCTTGGACACGACAGTCGAATTTCTGGTCAACGCCACACTGCAAGCTCAAGGGTTTGCGCGCCTAGGGCAGAATCGTATGCAGGCATTGCCTGAGTTCTACAGCCCAAACTTGGCCAATACCAACATGCCTCTCGACCAACTGCTTACCGGGTTGCGCAACCATGGTGAGGCGCGCCTGTGCTTTTATGGCCCACCGGGCACAGGTAAGACTGCGTTTGTTCATTGGTTGGCGATTCAACTCGGTAAGCCGCTTCTGACTCGTCGGGCATCCGACCTCATCTCGCCTTACGTCGGCATGACCGAGCAGAACTTCGCCCGAGCATTTGAGCAGGCCAACGATGATGGTGCTGTATTGCTCCTAGATGAGGTTGATAGCTTCCTGCAAGACCGCCGAAAGGCACGCTATAGTGCGGATTCCACGGTCATCTGGCCACCCATTCCATGA